CCCACGCCCGCCGCCGGTGCCGACCTTGGCGATCAGCGCGAGCACCAGGTCCTTGGCGGTGACGCCGGGGCCGAGGCGGCCGGTGACGGTGACGGCCATGGTCTTCGGGTGGCTCTGCGGGAGCGTCTGGGTGGCGAGGACGTGCTCCACCTCGCTGGTGCCGATGCCGAAGGCGAGCGCCCCGAACGCGCCGTGGGTGGCGGTGTGGGAGTCGCCGCAGACGATCGTCATACCGGGCTGGGTGAGCCCGAGCTGCGGACCGATGACGTGCACGATGCCCTGGTTGTCGTCACCGAGCGGGTGCAGCCGGAGCCCGAACTCGGCGCAGTTGCGCCGGAGCGTCTCGATCTGCGTACGCGAGGTCGGGTCGGCGATGGTGAGCAGGTCGCCACGCCGCTGCCGGAACGCCGGGTCGGCGTACCCCGTCGGGGTGTTGTGGTCCTCGGTCGCGATCGTCAGGTCGGGCCGGCGCACCGGGCGCCCGGCGAGCCGCAGCCCGTCGAACGCCTGCGGGCTCGTCACCTCGTGCAGCAGGTGCAGGTCGATGTAGAGCAGATCCGGCTCGCCCGCGGCGGATCGCACGACGTGCGCGTCCCAAACCTTCTCGGCCAGGGTTCTCGGCCTGGGAGTGACTCCCACCATCTGGACATCCTAAATTCTGGGAGGTAAGTTTCGGCTTGTGGGACACAGTATGAGCGGTGTCGGCGTTCTCGACAAGGCGGTGGTCATCCTGGCCGCCTGCGTGGACGGCGCCAGCCTGGCCGAACTCGTTGAGCGCACGAAGCTGCCCCGGGCCACCGCGCACCGGCTGGCACAGGCCCTGGAGATCCACCGGATGTTGGTCCGGGACACACAGGGCCGCTGGCGTCCCGGCCCACGGCTGGGTGAGCTGGCCAACGCCGCGCCCGACGTCCTGCTGACCGCGGCGGAGCCCCTGCTCGCCGCCCTGCGCGACGCCACCGGCGAGAGCGCGCAGCTCTACCTGCGCCGCGCGGACGAGCGGATCTGCGTGGCCGCCGCGGAGCGGGCCAGTGGCCTGCGGGACACCGTCCCGGTGGGTTCGGTGCTGCCGATGACGGCCGGCTCGGCGGCGCAGATCCTGCTCGCCTGGGAGCCACCGGAGGCGGTGATGCCGCTGCTGCCGCGCGCCAAGTTCACCGGCCGCACGCTCGCCGAGGTACGCCGCCGAGGCTGGGCGCAGAGCGTGGCCGAGCGGGAGGCGGGTGTGGCGAGCGTCTCGGCGCCGATCCGCGACCGCACCGGCCGGGTGATCGCCGCGGTCAGCATCTCCGGCCCGATCGAGCGCCTCGGCCGCCGCCCCGGCGAGCGCCACGCGATGGCCGTGGTCCGAGCCGGCCAACGCCTCTCCGGCCTCTAACCCCCACCCCCACCCCCACCCCCACCCGCCCTCACGGAGTTGATCAAGAGGTTTGCGTCACGATCCAGCCCGATCCTGACGCAAACTTCTTGATCAACTCTGGCGTAGCGGAGGGGCAGAACAGCAGAGAGCCCGTCTCGCTCGGCGAGACGGGCTCTTCGGGTTGGTAGCCCCGACCGGATTCGAACCGGCGCTACCGCCTTGAGAGGGCGGCGTCCTGGGCCGCTAGACGACGGGGCCAGGCACTTTTCCTGCTTCACCGCCCTGGCGGGCGGTGCGGCAGTAGTCTAGCGGCACCATCTCCAGCCCTCGACGAGGGGGTCGGGCTGTCGAAACGGGGCGGGAACACGAAACAGCCCGCCCCACGAGGTGGGACGGGCTGTCGACGTTACGTAGCCCCGACCGGATTCGAACCGGCGCTACCGCCTTGAGAGGGCGGCGTCCTGGGCCGCTAGACGACGGGGCCAGAACTTCATGCTTCCACGCCCTCGCGGGCGGGAAGCTGCGACTCTATCAGAGATCATGAGCTGCCGCCCCTCTCGCGAGGAGCGGAGCGGAACTCCGCCAGAATCCAGCGGCCGGGATTCTCGCGAATCGTCGGCTGCGCTGGGGTACCAGGACTCGAACCTAGACTAACTGAACCAGAATCAGTCGGGCTGCCAATTACCCCATACCCCATTGGCCCCTTGCGGCGCCGGGAATGAACTTTACCCTCCCGCCGCCGACAGGCCAAATCCAACCCCCGATGTCCCGTCTGAGCTGTGGTTTCGGGTTGTCGGACGCCGGATCAGGCGACCGGGACCACCGGGTTGGTGAGTTCGCCGATCCCCTCGATCCGCACGGTGACCGTATCCCCGTCGGTGAGCGGGCTAACCCCCGCCGGCGTGCCGGTCAACACCACGTCGCCGGGCAGCAGCGTCATCACGTGCGAGATGTACGACACCAGCGCCGGCACGTCGAAGACCATGTCCCGGGTGCGGCCGATCTGCCGGACCTCCAGGGCGTCCGGGTCGGGGCCCACCTCGCAGCGGATCTCCAGGTCGCTGACGTCCAGGCCGGTGGTGATCCACGGGCCGATCGGGCAGAACGAGTCGAAGCCCTTGGCCCGGGTCCACTGGCCGTCGGAGCGCTGGAGGTCCCGAGCGGTGACGTCGTTGGCGCAGGTGTAGCCGAAGATGGCCTTCTCGGCGGCGGCGCGGTCGGCCCGGCGCGCTCCCGGCGCCCCGATCACCACCGCGAGCTCCGCCTCGTGCTCGACCTGCTTCGAGAAGATCGGCAGACGGATGGCGTCCCGCGGCCCGATCACCGAGGTGGACGGCTTGAGGAAGAGCAGCGGCTCCTTCGGCACCTCGTTGCCGTGCTCGGCGGCGTGCTCGGCGTAGTTGCGGCCGACGCAGACGACCTTGCTGGGCAGGATCGGCGAGAGCAGGCGGACATCGGAGAGCGCCCACCGGGCGCCGCTGAACGTGAGTTGGCCGAACGGGTGGCCCTCGATCTCGGCGATGGTCAGACCCTGCGGCCCGGCCTCCGGCTCGCCCTCGACGACCCCGAACGACATTCCCTTGGCATGAGCGAAACGAGCGATACGCACCAGGCCAATCTAACCCCGCGAACGGTCGTCCCAGGTCGGGCCGTCCCAGCCGGGCCGTCCGGGCGGGGCAGCTTACGCGACGGGCGGGTGACCGGGGCCGGTTTCCCGACTTCGTACCCGCACGACGTGACCGCGCCCCTAGCGTCGGCTCCGGAGGTTCGTTCGTATGCCTGCATCGACACGACACCACAAGGCCCTCGCGGTGTTCGTACACTGCCTCGGCATCCTCGCCGCCGTGCCGGCGCTGCCCGCGGTGGTGCCCGACCCGGCAGCCGCACAGCCGCGACCGGCGGTGGCCGCGCCCGACCCGACACCGTCGGAGACGGCGAACTCCGCCAAGCCGGGCATGCCAGCGGCGCCACCGGCGGTGCCCACACCGACCCAGGCCCTGCCGCCGCCGCCGAAGCCGCCGGTCACGGTGGCCGTCGCGCCGGCGCCCACGCCGGCCCCGGCCTACCGGATCCACGTCCGCAACAGCGGGAACTCCCCGGTGGAGACGACCATCCGGCAGGAGCTTCCGGCGGGCGCGAAGGCGTCGCTCATCACCGCCGGCGGTCAATCCGGCCCGATCGCCGGCCAGTCCGCGAGCGAGGTGACGTGGCGGCTGAAGCTCCCGGCGCGAAGCGTCACCACGCTGAACACGTCGCTCGCCGGCGCCCCGACGGGTCAGGCGGTGACCGCGCCGGCCTGCGCGTTCACCAGCGACGGCAACCGGCCGTACGACTGCGCGACCGCCACCTGGAACGCGGCGGGCGGCCCGGTGAACCGGGGCGACAGCACGCCGGCCTGGCAACAGGTCCCGGTGCTGGTGGGCGTCGGGCTCGGGGTGCTGCTGCTCGCCGGCCTCGGCTGGTGGTTGTGGCGGCGTCACCGCCGACGCCCGGTGGCCGCCGCGCTCGCCACCGGCACCCCGCCGCCGTCGAACGACCCCCGCCAGGGGCGGGGAACCATCTACCCCCGCCCGTCGGCGCCCCGGCCGACGACGCGTCGACGCAAGCCACCGGTGTGGCTGCTGGTGGGGGCTGCCGTGGTGGTGCTCGCCGCGGTGGTGGGCGTGGCCGGCTTCACCGCGACCCGCCAGGTCGCCGCCGTCGACACGGACAGCCAGCCGACCAGCGGGGCGTGGCGGGGCAAGGGCGTGGCCGGGCCGGTCGGCATGCCGTTGCGGGAGACGGCGTTCGAGTTCACCGTCTACCGGATGGCCTGTTCGACGGCCGGCGCTGCCACCGGGCGGCAGTGCCAGGCGACCGTCGGTGTGCGCAACCTCACGCCGGAGCACCAGGCCTGGCACGGTCAGTTGCAGCGGGCGTACCTGCCGGGCGGCCGGTGGGTGGGCACCGACGAGGAGGCCACCCGGCGGGCCAACCTGGGGCGGGACGTCTTCGCCCAACCGGTCGCCGCCGGCAGCCGGGTCGTGCTGCCGCTGGTCTTCACCGTCGACGGGCAGGACCCGCCGAAACAGCTCGAGCTGCGCAGCGGGGTGTTCTCGGCCGGGGTCCGGGTGGACATGCCCTGAGGCCGGGCGCGGGGCGGCGGTCGTACCCTGGGGTCCGTGACCGCCGCCCTCGCCGCCACCACCGCGCTCGACGCGGCGGGCTGGCGGGCCCGTCGGCGGGCGCACGAGGAGCGGGTCGACGCCTGGCTCACCCCGCACCTGGCCCGCCGCCGGCGGGGCGAGAAACATCCGGTGGAGGACTTCCTCTTCACCTACTACTCGCACCGTCCGGCGCAGCTGCGCCGCTGGCATCCGGGCGCCGGGGTGGAG
This genomic stretch from Micromonospora krabiensis harbors:
- a CDS encoding IclR family transcriptional regulator, whose product is MSGVGVLDKAVVILAACVDGASLAELVERTKLPRATAHRLAQALEIHRMLVRDTQGRWRPGPRLGELANAAPDVLLTAAEPLLAALRDATGESAQLYLRRADERICVAAAERASGLRDTVPVGSVLPMTAGSAAQILLAWEPPEAVMPLLPRAKFTGRTLAEVRRRGWAQSVAEREAGVASVSAPIRDRTGRVIAAVSISGPIERLGRRPGERHAMAVVRAGQRLSGL
- a CDS encoding fumarylacetoacetate hydrolase family protein encodes the protein MRIARFAHAKGMSFGVVEGEPEAGPQGLTIAEIEGHPFGQLTFSGARWALSDVRLLSPILPSKVVCVGRNYAEHAAEHGNEVPKEPLLFLKPSTSVIGPRDAIRLPIFSKQVEHEAELAVVIGAPGARRADRAAAEKAIFGYTCANDVTARDLQRSDGQWTRAKGFDSFCPIGPWITTGLDVSDLEIRCEVGPDPDALEVRQIGRTRDMVFDVPALVSYISHVMTLLPGDVVLTGTPAGVSPLTDGDTVTVRIEGIGELTNPVVPVA